In one Brassica oleracea var. oleracea cultivar TO1000 chromosome C9, BOL, whole genome shotgun sequence genomic region, the following are encoded:
- the LOC106313129 gene encoding delta(3,5)-Delta(2,4)-dienoyl-CoA isomerase, mitochondrial, with protein MDSYKTLEIVRKNTDSSVFHVVLNRPSQLNALSLDFFDEFPIALSSLDQNPDVAVIILSGAGKHFCSGIDLASLSSISAQSSSGGDRGRSSEGLRRRIKSMQAAITAVEECRKPVIAAVHGACIGGGVDLVTACDVRYCSEDAFFSIKEVDLAIVADLGTLQRLPRIVGHAKAMELALTARRFSGCEAKELGLVSQVFRSKSELDKGITMIAEGIAAKSPLAVTGTKAVLLRSREMSVEQGLDYVATWNSGMLISNDLNEAVSAQMMKRQPRFSKL; from the exons ATGGATTCCTACAAAACCCTAGAAATCGTTCGCAAGAATACCGACTCCTCCGTCTTCCACGTCGTCCTCAACAGGCCGTCGCAGCTCAACGCCCTATCCCTCGACTTCTTCGACGAATTCCCCATAGCTCTATCGTCCCTCGACCAAAACCCAGACGTCGCCGTCATCATCCTCTCCGGCGCCGGAAAACACTTCTGCTCCGGCATCGACCTCGCTTCCCTCTCCTCGATCTCGGCCCAATCGTCCTCAGGCGGCGACAGAGGGCGCTCGAGTGAGGGTCTACGACGCAGGATCAAATCGATGCAGGCGGCGATAACCGCCGTGGAAGAGTGCCGGAAGCCTGTGATCGCAGCTGTGCACGGCGCGTGTATCGGAGGGGGAGTTGATCTCGTCACGGCTTGTGACGTTAGATACTGCTCCGAGGACGCTTTCTTCTCGATCAAGGAGGTTGATCTAGCGATCGTTGCGGATCTCGGGACTCTCCAGCGGTTGCCGAGGATCGTCGGGCACGCGAAGGCTATGGAGTTGGCGTTGACGGCGAGACGATTCTCGGGATGTGAAGCGAAGGAACTTGGTCTTGTTTCTCAGGTCTTCAGATCTAAGTCGGAGCTTGATAAAGGCATCACCATGATCGCTGAAG GAATAGCAGCGAAGTCTCCTTTAGCTGTGACAGGGACGAAGGCAGTGTTGTTAAGAAGCAGAGAGATGAGTGTAGAACAAGGTCTTGACTACGTAGCAACTTGGAACTCGGGTATGCTTATATCGAACGATCTCAACGAAGCTGTCTCTGCGCAGATGATGAAAAGACAACCTCGTTTCTCTAAACTGTGA
- the LOC106314461 gene encoding uncharacterized protein LOC106314461, protein MAMKPNGKSIVSSDYDEKIMFFKDVSLDHHEAQLRFRLIHFWEAWNPLKKTLIGLEILLIDEQGTVIQGFISPGRIKKYLPEMKRGSVYKLNNFYGSRNKSVFRVADHTATVSFSWNSELSVLQDCPTPFDEDSFRFHLYEEFQANCDLKGYLYGFHEILNYLFGVMLLTLLMNNGIDVVGHMKLVNGQSIIEAPVLDEVEIAKARRLLIHVQSHDGPVMKLYLWDQAARDFCKKFKSYENTPTVLLVTTVNTKTLGGTLALTSMSSSRVFMDYDVQPTIDYFGWLGSNPDIAEQVNAEVVTKRETMAIGEIFSYIKQESVKDAFFECTATIDDVVHGSAWYYIACGGCHTKVTKGLTSLICTNNKCGKVNVAGVAQYLSKISVYDNSEQAVFVLLGDAGRELTGKPASELVRSYFEANGNEGVNHESPVPEALISTIGQRHKFYVKVTEHNFSGKNRSLTVTKILPLDTPPATVSSEGNHTTATSEETSKSRVDSAEVSKRTCDSTEIEKAKRPKSGN, encoded by the exons ATGGCGATGAAACCAAATGGAAAGTCAATTGTCTCCTCCGATTACGACGAAAAAATCATGTTCTTCAAAGATGTCTCGTTGGATCACCACGAAGCTCAGTTGCGATTTCGGCTCATCCATTTCTGGGAGGCTTGGAACCCACTAAAGAAGACACTTATTGGCCTGGAGATTCTGCTCATCGACGAACAG GGAACCGTTATTCAAGGATTCATTTCCCCAGGGCGTATTAAAAAATATTTGCCTGAAATGAAGCGAGGATCTGTTTACAAACTCAACAACTTCTATGGATCCAGAAACAAATCGGTGTTTCGGGTTGCTGATCATACCGCGACAGTGTCGTTCTCATGGAACTCAGAACTGTCGGTTCTTCAAGACTGTCCCACCCCTTTTGATGAAGACAGTTTCCGGTTTCATTTGTATGAAGAATTTCAAGCTAACTGTGATCTCAAAGGATACCTCTACG GTTTTCATGAAATATTAAACTATTTATTTGGAGTCATGTTACTTACACTCTTGATGAACAATGGAATAGATGTTGTTGGCCACATGAAGTTGGTTAATGGTCAGAGTATCATTGAGGCTCCCGTTCTTGATGAAGTGGAGATAGCAAAGGCGAGGCGTCTTCTGATTCATGTCCAATCACATGA TGGGCCTGTGATGAAGCTCTACCTTTGGGACCAGGCTGCAAGAGACTTCTGCAAAAAGTTCAAGTCGTACGAGAACACACCCACCGTGTTACTGGTCACAACCGTTAACACGAAGACTCTCGGAG GTACTCTTGCCCTGACCTCAATGTCCTCCTCGCGTGTATTTATGGACTACGATGTCCAACCTACCATAGATTACTTCGGCTG GTTGGGCTCTAATCCAGATATTGCTGAGCAGGTTAATGCAGAGGTGGTCACCAAACGCGAGACAATGGCTATAGGGGAAATATTCTCCTACATCAAGCAGGAATCTGTAAAG GATGCCTTTTTTGAGTGCACGGCTACGATAGATGATGTCGTGCATGGTTCTGCTTGGTACTACATTGCATGCGGTGGATGCCATACTAAGGTTACCAAAGGCCTAACTTCGTTGATTTGTACAAACAATAAGTGTGGGAAGGTTAACGTAGCTGGTGTTGCACA GTACCTTTCAAAGATATCTGTTTATGACAACAGTGAACAAGCTGTTTTTGTACTACTTGGTGATGCTGGTCGTGAGTTGACTGGGAAGCCCGCATCAGAATTAGTTAGAAGCTATTTTGAG GCAAATGGAAACGAAGGAGTTAACCATGAGTCGCCTGTCCCGGAAGCCCTAATCAGCACCATCGGGCAAAGACATAAGTTTTATGTCAAAGTTACAGAGCATAACTTTTCAGGCAAGAACCGATCTCTTACTGTGACCAAGATCCTCCCTCTAGACACTCCACCAGCCACAGTGTCCTCGGAAGGAAACCATACTACTGCAACTTCGGAGGAAACATCCAAAAGCCGTGTGGATTCTGCAGAGGTGAGTAAAAGAACTTGTGACAGTACTGAGATAGAGAAAGCTAAACGCCCTAAGAGTGGGAACTAG
- the LOC106316374 gene encoding probable WRKY transcription factor 49, with protein MLIKFEYKFSTPLSLNNKNLSFSSSLSPTPAPLLVCVFLSHTHMAEKEVSEWKTMYGSHALDEFIVNEPHLFFLPQEHLRLMPKENSIINKLVSSKYDSSPRLQDFTNALAMVEPLTHSVRQISESTVPILGRCTLRKVDRYTLKVKNNSNGMSDDGYKWRKYGQKSIKNSPNPRSYFKCTNSICNAKKQVERSIDDPNTYIITYEGFHLHFTYPFFLSNSTHRSNKKPKIHNDAQFKAHFEINPKSQTQEKNKQTKLVKQDYQNCMPYAADGSTPANLEDGFFPPLIQGRQQQGLLEDVVAPAIKNIPTNDGVLAASRSSLPSYSSSTCSFSRTDSPPLYPSFFKLDSLFLNIGFSGEIVQSDLVNFKHL; from the exons ATGTTAATAAAGTTTGAATATAAATTCAGCACACCTTTATCTTTAAATAACAAGAATCTCTCCTTTTCTTCCTCTTTATCCCCTACACCTGCTCCGCTGCTTGTATGTGTTTTCTTGTCCCACACTCATATGGCAGAAAAAGAAGTCTCTGAGTGGAAGACAATGTATGGAAGCCACGCCCTTGACGAGTTTATTGTTAATGAGCCGCATCTCTTCTTTCTGCCTCAAGAACATCTTCGGCTCATGCCAAAGGAAAATTCCATCATCAACAAGTTAGTCTCATCAAAGTATGACTCCAGTCCAAGACTCCAAGATTTTACCAACGCTCTAGCCATGGTTGAACCCCTAACCCACTCAGTCCGACAGATCTCCGAATCAAC GGTCCCAATATTGGGAAGGTGTACTTTGAGGAAGGTGGATAGGTATACATTAAAGGTGAAGAACAACTCTAATGGAATGAGTGATGATGGATACAAATGGAGAAAGTATGGTCAGAAATCCATAAAAAATAGTCCCAATCCAAG GAGTTATTTCAAGTGCACAAACTCAATATGCAATGCAAAGAAACAAGTGGAGAGATCAATTGATGACCCTAACACATATATCATCACCTACGAGGGTTTCCATTTGCACTTCACCTATCCTTTCTTCTTATCCAATAGCACACATAGATCCAATAAAAAACCCAAAATACATAATGATGCTCAATTTAAAGCCCATTTTGAAATCAATCCAAAATCTCAAACCCAAGAAAAAAACAAACAAACCAAACTAGTCAAACAAGACTACCAAAATTGTATGCCCTATGCAGCCGATGGAAGCACACCCGCAAACCTGGAAGATGGATTCTTTCCCCCACTTATTCAGGGCCGGCAGCAACAAGGGCTTCTTGAAGATGTGGTGGCTCCGGCAATAAAAAATATTCCGACAAATGATGGTGTTTTGGCAGCTTCTCGGTCTTCATTACCGTCTTACAGTTCCTCAACATGCTCTTTTTCTCGGACCGATTCACCACCCCTTTATCCATCTTTCTTTAAGTTGGACTCCCTGTTTCTTAACATCGGATTTAGTGGTGAAATAGTTCAATCGGATCTTGTAAACTTCAAGCATTTATGA